A window of Elephas maximus indicus isolate mEleMax1 chromosome X, mEleMax1 primary haplotype, whole genome shotgun sequence genomic DNA:
CTTTGACTTTCTTTTTCTGGGTGTgtgaaaaaaaaacacaggaaccCAAGGTGAGTTCGTTCCTACCCCATCTCTGTCAGGGTCTTCACCGTCCACACCTACTGCCTCATCAGAGTCTCCCGTTGGCCAGGGAGGGTGGGTGGTTGCTATGCTACCTTTGCATGGTGCCTGTGGGCCTGGCCTTTTGCTGTTTCTACACCAGGACTGTGGTGACCTCTATAATAATTGACCTTGGGTGAGTTAGTTAGCTTTTCTGGggctcagtttcctcctttgtaaaaagGGTCAGAAAGGGGCTGTCAGGAAGAGGATAGAGATATTGTAAACCTTAATGCCCCTTCCAGACGTGACGTGCCATGAGTCTATAAATGGACCTGTGACAAGAGCCTGAGGACGAGAACAGTAGGCTCAGGAAGGCCTAggtattcattcatgcattcgcTCGTTCAGAAAGCACTTCCCAAGCACCTACTATTCACCAGGTGGGGTGCCAGGTACAGGGATATAGAGATGAGACAGTCCCTCCCTCCTGGAGAAACAATAGGCATTCCCAGTATGGGGGGAGAGGGGTCAGGACTAGACAGGGTAAGTCAGGGTCCTGAGGGAgctgagtgggggtgggggaagatcTCAGCAGACAGATGAGCAGGAGTTGGCTGGGTGAAGGCAGGGGCTAGAGAGAGTTCCAGGATGAGGGCTACCAGTTTTCTGACCTTCCACCTTCTGCCTGACCATGGTCCCCTTGAGCTGCTTTGCGGGGTTTCGTATAATTATATTTTCATGATAATTAGACAAGGGAGTTCATAATACGTTATAACAATTCTGTGACCCCACAAGTCTCCAAGACCAAATACTGCCCCAGACAGTCCCTTCCCACCTGCCCTGGAACCTGAGGCTTTCCCCCAAAGCTCCATCCAGCCCCAGTGTAGTTCATGCACCTCCCAGAAGGCTCTGGCTTGTCCCTCACAGTGGCCAGAGCCCTCAGGGAGGGGTGAGAAGGCTGAAGGGAAGCTGGGTGGGGCTGGTGAAGACGAGGGCAGCAGCAGTCAGTCAGAGAAGGCTCTGGCAGCCACCCACCTGAAGTGGATTCTGAAGGGCCTGAGAGGCCACTCGGTGGGAGAAGTCAGGGCATGTTCTGTGCCATCTTTGGGCTTCCTGTGCGTTTAGAATTATCCAGCTGTGAGACTGTGCTCTCATAACGGGCTGTGCCTTCCAGAAGTGGCTGCCTCCCGCCCTCCTTCTCTTTCTgcctccctccagcccctcccAGGGAAGAGATGGCAAACCTCTGAGTGCCTCCTCCTCACTAGTCCACCAGCCCCAGCAGTTGGCCAAGGGCAAAGGAAATGATGGTCTCCAGTGACCCACAGATCCAGATTGcctgctcccctccccaccccagtgaTCATGGGTAGCAGGCAGAGTGGGTGGATGACCTCACTTAAACCCACTTGAAAATGATGTTttgaaaaacccaaacaaaacgcTCCCTGCCACCTCTGAAGAAATTCACACCCCCTCTGCATGAGCCTTAGTCAGTGGCCCTTGTGACACTCCTTGATTTGAAGAGGTCCCCAGCCCACCCTCCACCCACACTAATAAGCAGCTTCACTACAGAGTGGGGAGGACTGGCTGCCACCTTCTCTCTAGTCATTATCTGCCTTCTCAGTTCCTCCTCGGGGAAAGAGACTTGCCCTTTGAACCCTCACTTCATTAGTGGCTTTGTATTCTCAGAGCGCCTCTGCGGCTTCTAGGGCTGGCTCCTGTGCAGCAATGCTCGGCTGTGCCTCCACTGTGCCCACTCTGGCCCCTTCATGTGCTGACCCAGAGTTGGGGAGGGCCTGCTGACAGATTGGACAGCAAGGGGAGGGAGGtacagagagaaagaggggaCGTCAATGGGTGTATTCTTGAAGGTAGAGGCTCCTCTCTTCATCTGGGTACCTCCCTGGCCTGGTGTCACACCTGGTGGGCAGTGATGCTTAGTCAGTGGCGGAAAGAATGCAAGCCATGTCTCCACAGGCTCTTCTGGGCCTACTTTGGCTGAGGAGTCAGGCAGGTCCAAAGCTGTCAGGTTGGAGGAGGCGGAAGTGAGCCTTTGGCCCATAGTTTCCCTTTCCCTTCACTCCCCAGATACCATGTGCTGTCCACCGCACTGCACCCCAGCCGGCCCTGCTTCCCATCTGACCCAGGCCCTCTTCTCAGAGGCCGGGAAACCCTAGCTGGAGATCTAACGGCCTCCCTGTAGCTCGTGGGTGTGATGTATCCTCCCACCCATGTGACATCTGCCTCAGGAAGACAGGGTGGGGTGGGTAGCTAGAGGCAGGTAACAGAACCATCGCTGCTTTGGGCTGTACTCCCCGGGACAGGAACTCTGGTAACCTTCCAGCACCTTCCCCTGTGAGGGGGACAGTGGAGGCCTCTTGTGGAGATAAAAGAACAAACACTTCAGTGAATTTGCTGGAAAGACATGGCCACTGCCTTGTAGGAATCTAAGGCTCAGGTGCTCTCTCTTGTACACTTCTGGACACACATGCATTGGTGTTCAAGGAGAAGCTGTAGGGACCGCTCTTGCCAGTGAGCAAAGTACGTGGAAGTGTGGGCCCCACACCTCCCACCAAGGAGAAGGAGCCTGGGATCGGACCTGGGCTCTCATCCCACCTTGATGTCACCTTAAGCTATTTAACCTCCCTGTAGAATCAGTTTTTTCATAGCTAAAATGGGCATAATTATAGGACCCTTCTCACTGGGTTGTTCTGAGGGTTAAGTGAGATAGTACATGGAAATTCTTACTGGAGGGGCTGAAACATAGTGAATGCTCAGTGAATTTTAGGTCTTGCCGTCTGTGGGAGGAACAGGGGCCTGTGGGAGGTGCCCCAGGGACCCCTCCTCACACTCTGAGTAGGAGTGTTCTAAGGAAATAGAAGGCCTAGAACCTAGGCAGGGGAGTGAGATTTGCAGGGAGATGTAAGAGCTGGCACCTGAGCTGAAGGTGTATTCAAGGAGCAGGTAGAAAAGGCATCCAGAAACTTGAGTttgagggaggcagagagagagggaggccaCCACTTCCGGAAAGTGGACAGATGCAGCCCGTTATGAAAGCACAGTCTCACAGCTGGACAATCCTAAACCCACAGGAAGCCCAGAGATGACACAGAACATGTCTTGACTTCTTCCATTGAGTGGCCGCTCAGGCCATTCAGAATCTACTTCCAGGGGATGGCTGCCAGAGCCTTCTGCAACCATTGCTGCCCTTGTCTTCACCAGCCCTACCCAGCTCCCCTTCAGCCTTCTCTCACCCCTCCCCAAGGGCTCTGGCCATTGAGGGACAAGCCAGATGCTTCTGAAAGCCCTCATTGCTGGAGGAGGCCTTAGGTCCTCAGGGCCTTCACAGGACTATGTGTGAGTGGCCAACAAATCTTTGTCTTACTGTTGGGAGGTCTCTCCTGGCATAACATTGATGCCTTCTCATGCTAACAAAATCTCTGTCTCATCAAAGACGTCTCCCCTCCTTAGACtataatcttcatgaaagcaggaGCTTGCCATGTCCCACTCATGACAGCATCTCCAACCCCCAGGCAAAGTGCTGGCATGTAGAGGCATTGAGCAAATCAATTTGTTGGataagcaaatgaatgaatgctgaATTGGAGGTATGGCCATTTTCTGGACTGAGTCAGGGAGCATACACCTTAGGAAGAACCAGTACCTTCAGCTGGGACAAGCCCTGTCAGCCTCCAGGAGGTGGGCTGCGTCCATTCTGTCTGCCCCAAGGGGATTATTGGTCAACACACTTGGGCCCCTTAGTGGTTTCCAGAGGGCACTGTGCCCATAGGGAGCCAGACCCCCAGAGCCCTCTCTGGGAGGCACCGCCATGCACTCTGCCAAGAGCATCTTCTACCAGGCAGTCTCCACAAAGTTGTTTGCATAGcgtccttcccctcccctcccctcgttCTGCATCAGAGAAACTCCTTGTTCTGTGCATCTGACATGTTCTAATAGCCTGGCAGTATCACAGAGTTgttcatttgttcaagttgcctCCCTGTAGTGAGGCTGCATTTGTTTCCAAGTCCATGGTGCCCTGGGTTGCCTCTCTCCCTTGTTTTTGGAGCCTGTGTTGGTGACTGGGagctggggagaggaggaggagatggcCATAGGGTTAAAGTTGTCCAAGGATCAGACAGGTGTGGTCCAGAATCTGAGCTGCCCAAGACCCACCTAGCAAAACTGAGTACTACTGAATTCTTATTGAGCCCCAACCAGACTCCAGGGCTGCTCACAACCCTGAGTTAGACATGGTGCCTGCCTTCTCCATGGTAACAATGCTAAATACGGACGCGTTTCCATGGAGAGCCACATGGCAGCTGCAGCCATGCTTCCTCCAGGAAGCACACGCGCCGGGTCCCTCTGGTCTTTCTGGAGGTGGCCAGATGTCTGAGGAGGTGCCTCGAACATCAAGCACGCTTCTCACAGTTTTGAGGATTGCAGTTTCCAACCAGTATTTCATCTCCCCAGTCCTGGAATCATCACCTTCCCCTCCTCTTGACAAGTAGAAGTTCCAGGGGATCACAGGGCAGACAGATGAGCCGATGGGGGATCATGGAAACTGGACCCAATGGTCATTCTTACCTGCATCACCTGCTCCAGGGAGTGGCTTTTCATATGATCGAGAGGAAAGGGGATGTCATCAGCAGGAGGGAGACAATGGGACAACCGGGACAGCCCTTGTGCTGTTGCACCACTATCTCGCTCATCAAATCAAATTTTGGAAGAGTTATTGCTGCAGAGAGCGTTTTCAGTGCTTTCCAATAATTTGGATTGCGCCCTTCCATATTCATAGAATTCTGATGTGACGAgggttttattatttccttaaatGCAAGGAAGTCTGCACTGCTTATTTGAACTTAAGTCAAATCTCTTCATATTTTAACTGTCCAATACAGCAATGTGGAATGAAGCTTTGTTTTTGTTGAAGGCTAAACATATAAGCTGAGTATTAGGCTTAAAAATACTCTGTTTAACCTCACTTAGTTCTTTCGTCATTACATCATCTGTGTTTAGAACATAATTGTCTGTTATATTGGGACTATCTGCTCACCGCTGATCCTATGGGTGTGTTCGTATATATTCGGCTGTATCTGTAATGGGTTTGTATACAGTGAGAGATGGGCTGTGCCTCCCGGTTAACTAAAATACGGAAACTTTTGAAAGATGTGGTGAGAGCTCTTAAGGCAATTATAAATATTCTGGTGAGGAGGACTCATGTGATGTGTTCTGTGTTGCAGGCCAAGTGATCTCAGCACCAAGTGATGGACAACCTGCAGTCTCAGAACCTCCCCATGGACATGACCGACTCCCCTCCCTCCTTGGCCAATAACAGACTGGAGAATGGCATGGCCCAGCTAATAACCACCGAGGCCTGGAATATCAACTCCACCGACCTGGTAAAGAAGGCCCTGGTGACCGTACCAGCCCCATCTATTCTGAACCCCCCTGCCGAATCCCAGAGCGGCATGGCTCTGAAGGTGGCAGCCACAGTGCTGCAGCCCCTGTGCCTCGGGGAGAGCCCGGTGGTGATGCCCATCCACATGCAGGTAGAGGGAAGCTCTGCGCCTGAGCTCAACCCCAATGCGAATGCCACCTACGTCATGACCACGCAGGGCCCCGTGCAGCTGCCTGTGGTGCTTGAGCAGCACGTCTTTCAGCACCTCAACTCTCCTCTGGTCCTGCCACAGGAGGCCCCGTGCTCCTCCAATGCCATCCACAACAACCTCTTCCAGGGAGCCGAGGACCCCGAGGCCCAGCCCCAGCTCCTGGACCTGAGGATCCCCAGCCAGCCGCAGGAGCCCACACTGCCCTTTGAAGCTGTGCTCCAGAATTTGTTTCCTGCCCAGGGTGCTCTCGGCCCCCCACCCTGCCAGCCTCCTCCGGGCTACCCCTCCGTGCCCCCCCAGTCCTTTAACTCCCCCTTGACCCCCTTGGTCCCACCGGCCACCCTCTTGGTGCCCTACCCTGTGATCGTCCCCTTGCCTGTACCAGTCCCCATTCCCATCCCCATCCCGGTGCCTCAGAGTTCTGAATCCAAGTTCAGCCCCAGTTTCCCCAAGCCACCATCTTCCTTCAGCCTGCACCCTTTTAAAGGCCCCCAGCCCCCTCTGGAAAAGGAGGAACTGAAGCCCTTTGACCTCCTCCAGTCCAGAGAGTATTTCCAGCTTAGCCGCCACACAGTCATCAAGATGGGGAGTGAGAATGAGGCCCTGGATCTCTCCATGAAGTCAGTGCCCTGGATCAAACCCGGTGAAGTCAGTCCCCCAATCTGCCAGGAAGATGCAGTCCTAGACCTGTCACTGGCAACCCACCGGAAATCTGAGCCTCCCCCTGAGACCCTGTACGACAACAGTGCATCAGCAGACAGCCCAGGCCACCCAGGGATGGAGAAACTTCCCAGTGGTGCCGAAATGCCCTTCCCCCTGGCCACACCCCACGAAGCCTCCACCGTGATGGAGAACCGCATCTGCAGCAGCAATGCCCCTGAGATGCTGAGCCAGCCCAGCCACCCCAGTGGCGAGGTTAAGGCCGAAAATAACATGGAGATTGTGGGCGAGTGTCAGGCGGCCAAGGTCATTGTCTCTGTCGAAGACGCTGTGCCTACCATCTTCTGTGGCAAGATCAAAGGCCTCTCGGGAGTGTCCACCAAAAACTTCTCCATCAAAAGAGAAGACTCCGTGCTTCAGGGCTACAACATCAACAGTCAAGGAGAAGAGGCCGTAGAAAATACGGAGCCCCTTAGGAAACCCATCAAAAACCGGAGCATAAAGTTAAAGAAAGTGAACTCCCAGGAAATCCACATGCTCCCGATCAAAAAACAACGGCTGGCCACCTTTTTTCCAAGAAAGTAAataatggctttttaaaatttttatgattaTAATATGGGGAAAGGTGCATTGGTTTTATAAAAAGGCATTTAAAACAAATTATCTTTGTTAATTATTTTGGGGAGGAGTGGGGCAGAGGGAAGGCGAATTGGCTCTAGAAGCCCTGTAAGCTAgtagcattttcttttttaatttttgaattttcacaaatgaataaataagagcAACCTATTTTTCAAGCAGATTGCACATTTTTTGCAGCTTTAATGGAATATTGGGTGAATCAGAGGGGGTAAAAAAAGCTATTTTCATTGCCACAAAGTGCTTTGATGATGTAATACCTAATAAAGGGTAGGATGAATATTtcacaataaatgtttgtttgcaCTAATTGGCTACAGTATTCTAtcatttctaaaatttccattcctTTACTGGGATGGTTCAGCCCAAAGTCTGTTGCTTGTAAAGCACAGCAAGTTATCTGTTACAGACCCCTAAGTTCTTCTAGCATATTGATTGGGCAAAGAAGAATAACGTTACCCAGTTAGTTGccattagttgtcattgagtcagttctgccccatggtgaccccatgtgtgttagggtagaactgtgcttgatttttcagaagtagactgccgggtctttcttcggtggtacctctggatgaactcaaacctccagcctttcagttagcagctgagctcttaaccatttgtgccaccctggaACTCCTTTGCCACCATAAAAGGAGGATAAGGAGTATGTAcgaccttgagcaaattacttccccctctaggcctcagtttcttcatttgtaaaaatggGGCAAAAGGAGGGGGTGAGGAGGTGAGTTTCAAGTACCTGAGGCCCCTTCCAGCTCAAGACAGCCCTTGGATGTACAATACTGTGCCTGAATGTTCCATAGACTAAAACAAATGTCTCTAAAATGAACCTGCCCCCCATCCAGAATTTAGCTGGAAAGGACCTTCTTTTTAAGGGCAATAAAAACATTGTTCCGAATGATGAAAAGTATTGCAGGTCAAAAGTATTCCTGAAGGCCACTCGATGGTGGGTTAGGAGGAAAGTTAGTTGCTGGTGGATGAGGAGATGTCTCATGAATTTCTCAGGCTTGGATAGGGGTGGggtggagaaaggaagagaaagccaTTCTTTGTTAGTTTAGCCCAGTGGTCCTCAACTGAGGTGATTGTGCCCCCAAGGGCATCTGGCACTGCCTGGAGATATTTTGGGTTGTCACAATTGAAAGAGTGCTACCGGcatttagtgggtagaggccaggggtaCTGCTGGACATCCTACAAGGCACAGGAGAGTTCCCACACACACAGTAAAGAATGATCCGGCCTCAAATGTCAGTAGTGCGTGGTTGAGAAAGCCTGGCTTAGCCATTCCTTGCTAGATTGCCATGAGGCACCTGGAAGGAGACACCGTTGCGATGCTCTGACCTGACAGGATAAAGCCACCCACACAAAGGAAGAACTGGGAATGTACATTTAAAATAAGCCTGCGAGGTGGCACATCGCACTTGTGTCTGAAGCTGTGCTGGTGAGAGGCTGATTATTGCACGCCTGCTTTTAAACTTAAAGCTCGCTCTTTCACATCTTGCAATTAGTATGTATCCAGCTGTTCCTGTGAACATGAACAGGAGGAAAAGCAGTTGTGAGACTGTTCTTTTATTACCAGGCCCTCTGTGGATAGGGTTACACTTCTAGCTGGTCCCGTACCATACACCCAGAATGGATTTGCTTTTTCGTGCT
This region includes:
- the RAI2 gene encoding retinoic acid-induced protein 2, giving the protein MDNLQSQNLPMDMTDSPPSLANNRLENGMAQLITTEAWNINSTDLVKKALVTVPAPSILNPPAESQSGMALKVAATVLQPLCLGESPVVMPIHMQVEGSSAPELNPNANATYVMTTQGPVQLPVVLEQHVFQHLNSPLVLPQEAPCSSNAIHNNLFQGAEDPEAQPQLLDLRIPSQPQEPTLPFEAVLQNLFPAQGALGPPPCQPPPGYPSVPPQSFNSPLTPLVPPATLLVPYPVIVPLPVPVPIPIPIPVPQSSESKFSPSFPKPPSSFSLHPFKGPQPPLEKEELKPFDLLQSREYFQLSRHTVIKMGSENEALDLSMKSVPWIKPGEVSPPICQEDAVLDLSLATHRKSEPPPETLYDNSASADSPGHPGMEKLPSGAEMPFPLATPHEASTVMENRICSSNAPEMLSQPSHPSGEVKAENNMEIVGECQAAKVIVSVEDAVPTIFCGKIKGLSGVSTKNFSIKREDSVLQGYNINSQGEEAVENTEPLRKPIKNRSIKLKKVNSQEIHMLPIKKQRLATFFPRK